The window TTCGCTTACGACGAAGACATCCACGCTCGCGTGGCCAGCCAGGTATACGGCGTGCCGCTGGAGGAGGTGACTTCGGAGATGCGGAGGACGGCCAAGGCGGTGAACTTCGGCGTAATTTATGGGCAAAGTCCGTTCGGTTTGGCCAAAACTTTGGGCATCGAAAAGGAGGTGGCGACGACGTTTATCGAGAGCTATTTCAACCGCCATCCGGGCGTGGAAAAATTCTTGCGCGAAATACTGGTCGAATGCCGTGAAAAGGGGTATGTTAGTACGATCTTGGGGCGGCGGCGAGCCATTCGCGGCGTGCGTCCTGATCCCGGCCGGCAGCGAAACCTTTCTGAGCGGACAGCCATCAACACGGTGATCCAGGGCTCGGCGGCCGATTTGATTAAACTGGCAATGATTGCCGTCTACCACCGAATGGCCCGTGAGGGGCTGCGGTCCAAACTGTTGCTGCAAATCCATGATGAGTTGGTGTTCGAGGTTTCGCCCGACGAAATCGAACCGATGAAGCGTCTGGTAGTCGAAGAAATGACCGGTGCCCGGAAGCTGGCCGTGCCGTTGAAGGTCGACGTGGCGATCGGCCGCAACTGGGCGGAAGCGGAATGATCATCATTGGGCTGCTGGGCGGAATCGCCAGTGGCAAGAGTTTGGTGGCCGAGCAGCTTTGTCAGCTTGGGGCGGGTTTGCTGGACGGCGACCGCGCCGGCCATGAAGTGCTGCGGTTGACCGACGTGCGACAATTAGTGCGTGAGCGTTGGGGCGACGGCGTGTTCGGCCCCGACGGACAAGTCGACCGAAAGGCGTTGGGGCGGACCGTATTTGACCCGTCGCCTGAAGGCCGACGCGAGTTGGAATGTTTGGAGGCGATCACCCATCCCCGCATCACGGAGCGTTTACGGCAGCAGGCGGCCAACCTGGCCGCGGAAGGAAGGGCCGTGGCGGTTCTCGATGCACCGGTCATGTTGAAGGCGGGCTGGGACAAGTTTTGTAACCACATCGTTTTTGTTGAAGCGCCGCAGGAGATGCGTCAAGCCCGAGCGTTGGCGCGCGGCTGGCGTCAGGAGGACATTGCCGTCAGAGAATCAGCCCAGGAACCGATCTCGATCAAGCGCACCCGCGCCGACCGGGTGATCGACAACTCCGGCAGCCGCGAACAAACGCGGGCCCAAGTGGAGCGTTTGTGGCGCGAGTTGATCGAACCATCGACGCCTGACGTCTGACGCCTTGCACAGGGTGGGCCGGCGCTCGCAAGCTCGCTGGTCCCACCCTACCCCCCGTCCCAACGTTTTGTTACTTTTTCGTTCAATCCATTCTTTTCCGTTCATCCATCGTGTAAGCTAGTAAGAGCCTACCGCTGGCGTCTTCTGTGCGCCGGCACTCGCCCTTTTCGGGAGTCTTTCAATCATGGCACAAATCAAAAGCACCAAACCGCACAAAACCCGCCGGCACGAAGACGGCAAGTCGTACGACGGCCACGACGACCATTCGCACAACCACGACGGCCAGCAGCCCGACGGCAACCAGGCCGACGATCTCGCCCAGCAGCTTTCGCTGGCCGAAGAGCTGGCCGAAGAAGCCGAGTTCGGCGAGCATGACGAAATCCACGAGCGCTACGAGTTGATCAAGCAAGGCGAGATCCACATCGCCGAGCTGCAGCGCATGACCATGCCGCAGTTGATCGAGCAGGCCCGCAAAGAAAACATCACCGACTACATGGGGATCAAGAAGCAGGACTTGATCTTCAAGATTCTCAAAGAACGGGTGAAGCTGAACGGGCTGATGTTCGGCGAAGGAACGCTGGAGGTGCTGCCCGACGGCTTCGGCTTCCTCCGCAGTCCCGACTATCACTATCTCTCGTGCCCCGACGACATCTACGTCTCGCCCAGCCAGATTCGCCGCTTCGGCCTGCGCACCGGGGCCACGGTGTCGGGGCAGATTCGGCCGCCCAAGGAGAGCGAGCGTTATTTCGCGCTGTTGCGGGTGGAGGCGATCAACTATCAAGACCCCAACGTGCTGACCGAGAAGGTCTTTTTCGACGACCTCACGCCGCTGCACCCCGACAAGCGCGTGGTGCTGGAAGTCGACCCGGAAGAGGTCAACATGCGGGTGGTCGATCTGATCGTGCCGATCGGATTCGGTCAGCGGGGGTTGATCGTCAGTCCGCCGCGGGCCGGCAAGACGATCCTGCTGCAAAAGATGGCCAAGAGCGTGCTCACGAACCATCCCGAGGTGTACGTGATCATGCTGTTGATCGACGAGCGCCCGGAAGAAGTGACCGACATGGAGCGGCAGGTGAAGGGTCCGAACTGCGAGGTGATCAGTTCGACGTTCGACGAGCCGTCGTCCCGGCACATTCAGGTGGCCGAGATGGTGATCGAGAAGGCCAAGCGGATGGTGGAGTACGGCCACGACGTGGTGATCTTTCTCGATTCGATCACGCGGCTGGCCCGCGCCTGGAACGCCGAAGTGCCGCACTCCGGTAAGATCCTGTCCGGCGGCGTCGACGCCAACGCCCTGCAAAAGCCCAAGCGGTTCTTCGGCGCCGCCCGCAAGGTGGAAGAAGGCGGCTCGCTGACGATCATCGCCACGGCCCTGGTCGACACGGGCAGCAAGATGGACGAGGTGATTTTCGAGGAGTTCAAGGGCACCGGCAACTTGGAGGTGGTGCTCGACCGCAAGCTGGTCGACAAGCGCGTCTGGCCGGCGATCGACATCAACCGCAGCGGCACGCGCCGCGAAGAGATGCTGCTCGATCCGGACGAGCACCGCCGCATCTGCGTGCTGCGCCGCGTGCTGAACGACATGAACCCCGTGGAGGCGATGGAGTTGCTCGTCACTCGGATGGCGAAGACCAAGAGCAACGCCGAGTTTCTGATGAGCATGAATATGAAGTGAGAAGCTTCGCGCCAGTAATTGACGGAGGTGGCATGAAAGTCCGGCCAGCAGGCGGGTTGCTCCAGGAACGGATCCATGCCAGGAAACGGACTTCTCATGGTCTGCCTTCGGCATCCCGGCCGCGACGGAGAGTCGTCGTACAAAGCACTCTTGAGCCTGTCTCTGCCGGGCGCCTATTATAGACCGAGTCGGTCCCTCGTGCCAATCTGCCGCCTGCGCGATCGGCAAACGATGCCGCGGGATTGAACGTCGCCGACCAGGCGCGGGATTGGGGCTTTTGGATCTGCGCCAGCAGAGATATGGGATACGACGGACCCGGAAAAGGGACCCGGAAAAGGGGATAAGTCCCATTATTGACAGGATGGACGGCACCATATATCGTCAGCGCATGCCAAGAGCCGCTCGCGTCGCCCCTGGTGGCATGGTGTTTCACGTCCTCAATCGCGGCAACGACCGCCGAGTGATTTTCGACGATCGCGCCGACTACGAAGCCTTCTTGCGCGTGAAGGAAAACCAAGACACCTTGATGATCGTGCCGAACCGGGCGCAGGGGCCAAAAGCCAAATCGACCGCCTCCGGGTAGGCCGCGAAGCCGTCCGTGCTGATTTGGATGAGCTAGCGCAAGGCGAACGAGGCGACTTCCACCGCTTTATAAACGGTGCGGGCCTTCACAAAACCGAGCCGGCGATAAAGCTTGATCGCGCCCTCATTCTGGGCCGTCACCTCCAGAAACACCCGTCGCAAGTTCGCCCGGCGAAAACCGCTCAGGGCCTGGTGCATCAGGCAAGAGCCGATTCCCCGATTGCGGTGTTCGGGCACGATGCCCAGGTTTTGGATGGCCCCCATGCCCGAACGGTCGCGGATGCCCTGGACGGTGCCGCAAAACTCCGCTCCGCCGTCGTCGTAGACCACCAGCCAGGTGGCGTCGGGCAAAAAGCCGTCTTTGTGGCTGATCTCCTGCATCAGCCGCACGCAGCCGTCGTAGTCGCCCAGGCAGGGAAAAACGTTGGCGTCGATTTCGGAGCGGAAGCTGTTGAACTTGCACTCGGCATGCGCCGGCAGCAGATCGGGCCGCCAGGCGACGAAGCGATAGCCCGGCGGCAGCGTGCGTTCGGGCGGCAAAAACCCGCCCAGGTCGATCTCCATGCGGAAGCGCTTGAAATACGTCAGACCCATTGACCGCGGCCCGTGCTGGCGACAGAACAAGTGTAGCTTTTGAAACTCCCTGCCAGAGAGTCATTCTCATCGTAGCGGCGCGCCGGGGGAGGGTCAACTTTTCGCTTGCGGCACGCGCGACTATTCCTTGGCGCCTTCGGGCGGCGGCAGAGGCTCCGGCGCCGGGCCGTTGTCGAGCGGCTCTCCCAACGCGCCACGAAGCTGGCCGAGATAGCCGCGCACCAGGCCGCGGCCAAGCCGCACTGTTTCGGGATCGCGCATCTGAACGCGCGTCAGTGTGTTCACAACGAGCGGCTTGAAGAGCGAGTAAAGCTCCATGCCCTGCATCGTGCTGCCCACCAATTCCAACACCACCTGGTTTTCCGCGATCTCGACTTTCAGCCGCTCGACCTGCGTGTTTTCGTCGAAGCGGGAGCGGTCCATTTTCAGAAGCATGGCCACCGCCCTGCCGGAGTCGTCGCGATCGACCTGAGGGTGCAGATCGAGCATTTGGTCGCGCTGGCGGCGTGCCGCGTCGAGCTGCTTTGTCAGGTCGAGCCTGATTCTTTCGTCCGGCGTCGAATCAAGCTCGCGCTTCAACTCGGCGATGCGATCGTTGACCGACGTGAGCCGCAGTCCGGAGAAGGACAAAATCAAGTCGATCACGTCGTCCATCGTTTCCAACGGCGGGGTCGCCGCCAGCTTCTCTCGCATCCGCAGCCGAAACGTCTCTTCGGCGTTCAAGGGCGCCTCGCGGACCGAGCCTTGCTCTGCACGGCGGTCCAACCGATCTGCGAAGCGGGTCATGGCCCGATTGGCCAAAGCGACCACGTCGGTCTGAAAGCGGAGGCTGCCGTCGAGCAGGCCCCGCGGCCGGCCGTCGTCGCGGCGCTGCATCGTGCCGCGCAAATCGAGGTCGACCAGCGTCGGTTCCGACGACCATGCCGAACGACGTAACTTCGCGGCGCCGATCAGATGCACCGTGTCGCGGTTCAGGTTCGTCTCAGCCGGATCGAAACGAAGCCGCAAATACTCCAAGCCGCGCTCTTCGTCGAGCAACGGCTGAATGAGGGCGACGATCCCGTCGTTCAGCTTGAGAACGTCGAGCGAGGACGAGCCGGATGCCTGGGCGCCCGAGAGCGATCCCAACAATTGGCCGACCGGTCCTTCGGGGTCGGTCAGTCTCCGCAGACGCTCGCCGCGCTGCGCCCGCCGTTCGGGCGATGCTCGACGCGGGGCGCCGTTCTCCTGAGCCGACACTTGGCCGGCAAACACGAGCGCGATCAGCGTATAGAGAAGCGTATGGAGAGCAGGACGTTTCATGATGGGCGACCTCCTTCGGTTGCTTGGGGTTACGCGCATTCTACCAAGCCGGCGGCCAGTCGTCAGGCATCAGCAGCTTTCTGAACCCTGAACCCCGAACCCTGAACCCCGGACCCCCACGTTACTCCAGCCCCAACGCCAGGTGCATGCTCGACTGGTCCATGTGGCATACGAAGAGCAAACGGTCGGCCAATTGAGTCCAGGTCACCCACGACTGAAACTGCTCGTCCTTCTTCTTTTCATCCTTCTGGCGGCCGTCCCAGAGGAACTCGAACGCCGGTCTGCCCAATGAGGCCAACTTGCGCCAGCCCGCCAGATTGACATAAACGAGAGCGTTGGGCGTGCCAGCCGATGCCCAGTGCTGCTGGCTGGCAAGTTGCGTCCACAAGGAGTTGCCGGCGTCGCCGGCCCCGGCTTGCTCAATCGCCGTAGAAGACGTGCCCAGCCAGAACCAGTGCCTTTGATCGACGCCGTAGGCGAACTCCTGTTGCGGTCGGCCGGGGACCATACCCGACACCGATGTGGTCGTGCGGCCATCACGCTCGGTCGACTTCAGCGAGGCGATGTGTTTGCCCGACTCGCGGTTGGCCGCTTCCACGGTCGCCGAAAGCAGCGCGTGAAGCAACGGCTCGATATTCTCGGCCAGTGCCAGTCGGCCGCCGCCCGGCTCAACGGGCCGTGTCTCGATGCCGGCCACTATGTCGAACGGCAATGATTTCGACTGGGAGACTGATTTCGACTGGGAGAGCGTCGCCAGCGATTCTGCCCCGCCGGAGACCCATAGGCCCCAGTCGGGGCCAAGGCCCGCCGAGAGCGCCCACAGGAGAATCCGTTCGTGGTGCTTGTTCGTTTCCGACATCGACGACTTTGCCGCCGCTTGCCATTGGCGGGCGACGGCCGACCGCGTCAGACGGCCGATGTCGATGTGCCCCGCCACCGCCAGCAACGATTTCGCGGGAATCTTGTCGATGAATTGCGAGGGACCCGCCACGCTCGACACCACGTCGCGCGCGGCATCGGGCAAACTTTCGGCGATCCACTGCGAGGCGAGTTCGATGCGGAGCTGGGGCGCGAGTTGCACGCCGGCAGCCACATATTGCGTCGCCCGCCATACGGCAAACAGCGCGGCTTGCGTCCGGGCTTCTTCGGAATCAGGCGGCTTGCGGCCTAAATCGGCGGCCAGAATCGCCTCCCACGCCCGTGGATTGATCCACAGGCGTGCCACGCATTGCGTTGCCAACCGCTCGCGGGCGGCGCGATAGGCCGGCGATGCGGCCAACGACGACAAGCCGTCTTTCGTGGCATGCCGGTCGAGCACCGAGCGGAGCAAGCTTTCGCTGGTGCTCACGGCGGCCATGCTGCCCACCGAGGCGATGAAGAATTCCGATTGGTCGTCGTCGGGCAACACCACATCGACCGAAACGGGGCCGCCGGCCACCGTCAGGGTGTGCTTGCCTTTCCATCGTCCGGCCTGCCGGCGGGCCGCCACCAGGTTGTCGAGCGTGCGTCGCATGAATTGCTCGTCGGCCGAGTCGACCAACAACAGCGCCGAAGGTTTCTGCTTGGCGGGATTTTCCGGAGGCCGGATGGCAAACAGCACCTTCTTGCCCAGCAGCTTCTGGCCGATTTCGCGCGGCGCGGCGCCGGTCCGCCGGCGGATCTCCGCGCCGAGTTGGGCCAGGCCTTCCCGGTGCCGTTCCAGCGCGTCGGCAACGGGCGGGAAACGCCGCAGCCGTTGGTGCATGGGAGAGTCGATGAACTGCTCCCAGTGTTCGGCAAGGTTGTCGATCTCCAGGCAAAGTCCAAGGTCGGCATCGACCCAGTTCGCGAGGCTTTTTTCGCCGACGCCGGTGCGCGGCGGCGGGCCAACATCGCCGGAGAATGCCTGGCTGGCGGATGCCAAAACGGCGACGAACGAGATGACCCACAGTCGCTTCGAGAGCGCGATCATGAACGGCGTCCCTCATCGCCGACTCCCCAAAGGCGGAGAAACCCGGTAATCGCGCCCACGGTCGGCTGCGTCACCGGCTCGAGGCCGTCGGCCACGTCTTGCGCCCAGTCGGCGGCGGGAATCAATCCCATCAACTCGTTGGCATTCGGCCCGCTGGACAAGGCGGTCGGCGCGGGAGCGACGCCCTGAGTTCCGGCGCGCCGGGAGCGGGCGTTCCCTACGGTAGGCGTCTGAGCGAGGTGCGGTTGATCGTGAAAGGCGCCGCCGAGCGACTTCGGGCTGTTCGTGGCGACCGGTCGGCTCGGCTTGATGACCCAACCGAGTCCGACGGCCAGTAGCAAGGTCGCCGCCAGGGCCAAGACCGTGGCAGCGCGGCGCCACGGCAGCCGCACCGTCGCGGGTTCGAGTTGCGCCAGCACCCGTCGCGTGACCCATTCCGGTTCGGCGGGGATGGCGGCTTGCCGCAAGCCGGCGAAAACCGCTTCATAGGAGCGCGCCAAACTCCGGCAATTGCCGCAATCGCGGACATGGTCGGTCAAATCGTCGGCCGAAGAAATCGTCCGGCGCTCGTCGAGCACCTCGTTCAGACGGACCTCAAAATCTTCACACCGCATCGTTTCATTCCTCCACGACACCACGCCGCCGCAAATGGTCGGCCAACTCGCGGCGGGCGCGATGCACCCACGTCTTAACCGTTCCCACGGGGCAACCCAATACCTCGGCCACTTCGGCGTAGCTCAACTGCTGCTCATGGTACAGCACAAACGCCTGACGGTATTCCTCGCGCAATCGCCCCAAAGCCAACGCGACTTCCTCGCCCAAGTGCCGCTCGCCCACGAGGGTCCGCGCGTCGATCAACTCGTCGACCTCCAGCGACGGCTTGGGCAGCCGTCGGCGAGAGGCCAGCATCGTGCGGCAGCGATTGCCGGCGATGGCCAACAGCCAGGGACGAAAGTCGCGCCGGCTGTCGTAACTCGCCAAACTGCGCAAGGCCCGCACCAACGATTCCTGCGTCACGTCTTCCGCATCCTGCCGGTGACCGAGCATCCGGAAACAAAGGCCGAACACCTCGCCGCGGAAGCGGTCGACCAATTCGGTCATGGCGGATTGCTCGCCCGACAGGCTGCGCCGAACCAGCTCGGAGACTTCGTCCGGCAATTGCTCACCTCGGCTGCCTGCAAGCCACTCCATGAAACGATACCCGACACGGGCCGCACCGGTTTCAGGCAATTTGGATCAAGCTAAAACTCGCACGGCGGTGGCAAAGTGTAAAAAAGGGCGGCTCAGGGCGATTTGACCGCCTCGCGCACCACCTGCCGGGCCAGCTTGAAGGCGGCCGAAAGAACCTGGGCACGGGCCTCCATCTGCTCGCTGCTGAAACTGCGGGCCGACGTGTTCCTCGCCAGCCCCGCGATTTCAATCGTCAACGGCAACAGATCGAGAAACTCTCGATAGCGTCGTTTCAGTGGTTCGTCGTCCGCAGAGGCCATTATCGGCGTTTGAAGAACTTATTGAGCACGTCCGCGGCGGCCGAGCGGCTATCGACTTGCGAGTTGCTGGGGCGTGCCGGGAGCTTTCCCGGTCCTGCTTTGGCAGGGGCGGACTTTGCGGCAACGGGTTCTGGCTCCGGATCGACCGCAGCCTCGACCGCTTGTGCGGCGGCGTGTCCGTTTCCCATCTCGATCTCGCCCGTTTCATTCA of the Pirellulales bacterium genome contains:
- the coaE gene encoding dephospho-CoA kinase (Dephospho-CoA kinase (CoaE) performs the final step in coenzyme A biosynthesis.), giving the protein MIIIGLLGGIASGKSLVAEQLCQLGAGLLDGDRAGHEVLRLTDVRQLVRERWGDGVFGPDGQVDRKALGRTVFDPSPEGRRELECLEAITHPRITERLRQQAANLAAEGRAVAVLDAPVMLKAGWDKFCNHIVFVEAPQEMRQARALARGWRQEDIAVRESAQEPISIKRTRADRVIDNSGSREQTRAQVERLWRELIEPSTPDV
- the rho gene encoding transcription termination factor Rho, which translates into the protein MAEEAEFGEHDEIHERYELIKQGEIHIAELQRMTMPQLIEQARKENITDYMGIKKQDLIFKILKERVKLNGLMFGEGTLEVLPDGFGFLRSPDYHYLSCPDDIYVSPSQIRRFGLRTGATVSGQIRPPKESERYFALLRVEAINYQDPNVLTEKVFFDDLTPLHPDKRVVLEVDPEEVNMRVVDLIVPIGFGQRGLIVSPPRAGKTILLQKMAKSVLTNHPEVYVIMLLIDERPEEVTDMERQVKGPNCEVISSTFDEPSSRHIQVAEMVIEKAKRMVEYGHDVVIFLDSITRLARAWNAEVPHSGKILSGGVDANALQKPKRFFGAARKVEEGGSLTIIATALVDTGSKMDEVIFEEFKGTGNLEVVLDRKLVDKRVWPAIDINRSGTRREEMLLDPDEHRRICVLRRVLNDMNPVEAMELLVTRMAKTKSNAEFLMSMNMK
- a CDS encoding GNAT family N-acetyltransferase, producing MGLTYFKRFRMEIDLGGFLPPERTLPPGYRFVAWRPDLLPAHAECKFNSFRSEIDANVFPCLGDYDGCVRLMQEISHKDGFLPDATWLVVYDDGGAEFCGTVQGIRDRSGMGAIQNLGIVPEHRNRGIGSCLMHQALSGFRRANLRRVFLEVTAQNEGAIKLYRRLGFVKARTVYKAVEVASFALR
- a CDS encoding RNA polymerase sigma factor codes for the protein MEWLAGSRGEQLPDEVSELVRRSLSGEQSAMTELVDRFRGEVFGLCFRMLGHRQDAEDVTQESLVRALRSLASYDSRRDFRPWLLAIAGNRCRTMLASRRRLPKPSLEVDELIDARTLVGERHLGEEVALALGRLREEYRQAFVLYHEQQLSYAEVAEVLGCPVGTVKTWVHRARRELADHLRRRGVVEE